A part of Gossypium hirsutum isolate 1008001.06 chromosome A07, Gossypium_hirsutum_v2.1, whole genome shotgun sequence genomic DNA contains:
- the LOC107939550 gene encoding uncharacterized protein, whose translation MLNSITILLSDQTTDIEDGFPRTPQVAPFTSADDTAPLLENGSSDDKLNFDGPMDFNKDLCRSSSFNGTMVGEENTVSMLVPSYSQEQLPEIFVGLKSQQGCIGEMSDVEDETFNTVVSRSSQTCRIDLLEEIIEDAKDNKKILFQTMQSIMNLMKEVELQEAAVEQAKEEAARGAWIFSSRWRNLNRCCHMQRK comes from the exons ATGTTGAATTCTATAACTATACTTCTTTCAG ACCAAACCACAGACATTGAAGATGGGTTTCCGAGGACGCCACAGGTTGCCCCATTCACCTCGGCTGATGATACGGCCCCGCTTTTGGAGAATGGCAGCAGTGAtgataagttaaattttgatggaccCATGGATTTTAATAAAGATTTATGCAGAAGCAGTTCATTCAATGGAACCATGGTCGGTGAAGAAAATACTGTGAGCATGCTGGTTCCGTCATACTCTCAAGAACAATTGCCAGAAATTTTTGTAGGGCTTAAATCTCAGCAGGGTTGCATTGGTGAAATGAGTGATGTTGAGGATGAGACCTTCAACACTGTTGTTAGTAGATCAAGTCAAACATGTAGAATTGATCTACTCGAAGAGATCATTGAAGATGCTAAAGATAACAAG AAAATTTTGTTTCAGACCATGCAATCGATTATGAacttgatgaaagaagttgaactTCAAGAGGCAGCTGTCGAACAAGCAAAAGAGGAAGCTGCAAGGGGGGCATGGATATTCTCGTCAAGGTGGAGGAACTTAAACAGATGCTGCCACATGCAAAGGAAGTAA